One window from the genome of Garra rufa chromosome 1, GarRuf1.0, whole genome shotgun sequence encodes:
- the LOC141328006 gene encoding E3 ubiquitin-protein ligase TRIM35-like has product MASLSEDDISCPVCQEVFKNPVLLSCSHSVCKECLQQFWRTKKTQECPVCRRRSSRENPPNNLVLKNLCESFLKERNERRSSGSEEICSLHSEKLKLFCLKDKQPVCVVCMKSKKHIKHTIRPIDEVVPSYKEELNTALKSLQEKLKCNKILKGKFAKTAEHMKSQAEHTERQIKQQFEKLHQFLRDEEEATITALREEEEQKKQMMKEKLEEMNRHISALSHTIKDMEEMMKASDVCFLKEFPVSMERVQISQPDPQTPSGALIDVPRYLGNLPFRVWKKMQDIVQNTPVILDPNTAHPDLLLSDDLTSVTFSFDNQPVPDNPERFDCDLCVLGSEGFNSGTHCWDVEVKQSSVWSIGVTTASNQRKGGVFFNTGVWCVWYGGSPGSGFGVKQCLDRVRVNLDYDRGTVSFSDPVTNTHLHTFTTSFTHTLLPFFCTIDDSSSLRILSINSQ; this is encoded by the exons ATGGCTTCACTATCTGAAGATGATATTTCTTGTCCTGTATGTCAGGAAGTCTTCAAGAATCCTGTTCTTTTATCATGTAGTCACAGTGTCTGTAAAGAGTGTCTTCAACAGTTCTGGAGAACCAAGAAAACTCAGGAGTGTCCCGTCTGCAGGAGAAGATCCTCAAGAGAAAATCCTCCAAATAATCTTGTGTTAAAAAACTTGTGTGAGTCGTTCCTGAAGGAGAGAAATGAGAGACGTTCATCAGGATCTGAGGAGATCTGCAGTTTACACAGtgagaaactcaaactcttctGTCTGAAGGACAAACAGCCGGTGTGTGTAGTGTGTATGAAATCAAAAAAACACATCAAGCACACAATCAGACCCATCGATGAAGTTGTCCCATCCTATAAG GAGGAGCTGAATACAGCACTGAAATCATTACAGGAGAAACTTAAgtgcaataaaatattaaaaggaaAGTTTGCTAAAACAGCTGAACACATGAAG TCTCAAGCTGAGCACACAGAGCGTCAGATTAAACAGCAGTTTGAGAagcttcatcagtttctcagagatgaagaagaagctacaatcactgcactgagggaggaagaggagcagaagaagcagatgatgaaggagaagctggaggagatgaacagacacatctcagctctttcacacacaatcaaagacatggaggagatgatgaaagccagtgatgtctgctttctaaag gagtttccagtctcaatggaaag agtccagatctcacagccggatccacagacgccttctggagctttgattgatgtgccacgttacttgggcaacctgccgttcagagtctggaagaagatgcaggacatcgtccagaaca CTCCTGTCATTCTGGATCCAAACACGGCTCATCCAGATCTCCTTCTGTCTGATGATCTGACCAGTGTGACATTCAGCTTCGACAATCAACCTGTTCCTGATAATCCTGAGAGATTTGACTGTGATCTCTGTGTTCTGGGTTCAGAGGGTtttaactcaggaacacactGCTGGGATGTGGAGGTTAAACAGAGTTCAGTCTGGAGTATTGGAGTAACTACAGCATCAAACCAGAGGAAGGGAGGTGTTTTCTTCAACACTGGTGTCTGGTGTGTGTGGTATGGAGGGTCTCCAGGTTCTGGTTTTGGTGTTAAACAGTGTCTTGATCGTGTGAGAGTGAATCTGGACTATGACAGAGGAACGGTGTCATTCTCTGATCCTGTAActaacacacatctacacacattcacaaccTCCTTCACTCACACACTCTTACCATTCTTCTGTACTATTGATGATTCTTCCTCTCTGAGGATCTTATCGATCAATAGTCAGTAA